The Amycolatopsis coloradensis sequence CCTCCGCCTTCGCGAGGAGTTTCCGGACGCGCGCGAGCAGCGTGTCATGGTCGGGCATGGCCCTCCTTCCTGATTGGGTTGGAGCGGATCAATCTAGGAGAGAGGTCCGACAATATTCGGGTGAGCTGTCGCCGATCCCGGCAAGGGGGCACTATGGCGGTCGACGTGTCGGTGGTCGGTTCCGGCCCGAACGGGCTCGCGGCCGCGGTCCTGCTGGTCAGAGCGGGGCTGACGGTCGAAGTACACGAGGCGGCGGAGGAGATCGGCGGCGGGACGCGCACGGCTTCGCTGTTCGAAGACGAAGTCCGGCACGATATCTGCGCCACCGGGCATCCGCTGGCAGCGGCGTCCCCGTTCTTCCGCTGGTTCGATCTCGCCGCGCACGGCGTCGATCTCCTGCGGCCGGAGATCGCGTACGCGCATCCTCTGGACGGTGGCCGGGCCGGGCTCGCTTACGAAGATCTCGACCGGACCTGTGACGCACTCGGCGCGGACGGCCCCCGGTGGCGCCGCCTGCTGGGGCCGCTGGCCGAACACAGCCGCGAGCTGGCCGAAATCCTGCTCGGGGACCTTCGCCGACCTCCCCGCGATCCTCGGGTCGCCGCCCTTCTCCCGGCCAGGATCGCGATGCTCGCCGCCGGTCTGGAACGCCGCCTGTTCACCGGCCCGGAAGCGCCCGCCCTCCTCGCCGGAGTCTCCGCGCACGTGATGGGCCGTCAACCTTCGCTCGTGGCGGCAGGCGCGACACTCCTGCTCGGCCACTTGGCGCACTCGACCGGCTGGCCGATCGCCCGCGGCGGCAGCCAGGCCATCACCGAGGCGCTCGCCGCCGATGTCCGCGCGCGGGGCGGCCGGATCCACACCGGCAGCCGGATCACCGATCTGCGGCAACTCGCGACGTCGCGTACGGTGATCCTCGACGTCGCCCCGCGCGGTTTCCTGCAGATCGCGCGCGATCTGCTGCCGCCGAGATACCGGACGGCGCTGGAGTCCTACCGCTACGGACCAGGCGTGGCGAAGGTGGATTTCCTGGTTTCCGAACCGGTTCCGTGGGCGGTCCCGGAGGTCGGCAAGGCGGGCACCGTCCATCTCGGAGGCACGCGGGACGAGGTGTACGCCGCCGAAAACGCCGTCGCGCGCGGGGAAGACCCGGACGACCGGTTCGTGCTCGTGTCGGATCCGATGGCGCTCGACCCGTCCCGCGGGCTGCCGGGCAAGCGGCCGGTGTGGGCGTATTGCCATGTGCCGCAAGGGGATCCGCGAGACGCCACGGAGCTGGTCCGGCGGCGGATCGAACGGTTCGCGCCCGGATTCTCCGACACGGTCCTGGCGAGCCGCTGTCTCACCGCGCCGGAACTCGAGGCGTACAACGCGAACTATCCCGGCGGCGATGTCGCCGCCGGCGCGGTGGATCTGCGGCAGGTGCTCGGACGCCCGGTCGCCCGGTGGAATCCGCATCGGACCCCGCTCGGCGGTGTCTTCCTGTGTTCGGCGGCGACGGCGCCGGGGCCCGGTGTGCATGGGATGGGCGGCTGGCATGCCGCGAAAGCCGTACTGGGCGAGGATTTCCCGGTTCAGCCCAGATAGGCGTCGAGGGTGACGGCCAGCGCCCTTTCCGGTGAGGGCGCGAAGCTCGCGCCCGCCAGCCCGCCCCAGAGCCACAGCTGGGCGAGGCCGTGCAGCGACGCCCACAGCGAGGACGCGAGCAGCCGCGGATCGGTCGCGGGATGCCAGCCGCCTTCCTGAAGTTCGGCGACCATCGCGGCGAAGAAGTCGAAGACCGCGCTGCTGACCCGCGTGAGTTCGGGATCGTCCGCGTCGATGAGGTCGCGGCGGAACATCAGCTCGAACATCGCCGGATTGGCCAGTGCGAAATCGAGATAACCGTGGCAGGCCGCGATGAGCCGTTCGCGCGGGGGCCCGTCCGGCAGGCCGGTGCCACGGTCGAGCAGTTCGGTGTAGCCGCGGGTGGCGACCGCCGAAAGCAGGGCCGCGCGGCCGGGGAAATGCCGCAGCGGCGCGCCGTGCGAAACGCCGGCGGCCTTGGCGATCCCGCGCAGCGTCACGGCGCCGACGCCCTCTTCGGCCAGCAGGTTCGCCGCGGTGTCGATCAGGCGGGTTCGGGCGCCCACGACCGGGTCTCCTCGTGGACGGGCAGGAGTTCGGGGCGCTTCGGCAGGAAACCGTCGCCCGGCTGACGGCCGATGAGCCGGTTGCGGAACCGGCTGACCGCCACCGGGAGGACCTCTCGCGTCAGCCACCGCAGATCCGCGCGCAGGCCGGGGCGTCCCGCCGAGCCGGGCAACGGGGCGAGCCAGGCCGGGTCGTGGGGGACGCCGAGCCTGCCGAGGACGTGCCCGGCCAGGCGTCGATGGCCCTGCTCGGACAGGTGCAGCCGATCCGGGCCGAAGTAGCGGGAATCGTGCGCGGCGTCGTCCGGCCAGAGGTCGACGAGGGTCGCGCCGTAGCTGACGGACGCCTCGCGGACGGCGTCGTTCAGCGCGGTGAGGCGGGGGTGCATGCGGTGGCCCATCGGCATGCGGTGGGAGATGTCGCTGAGGGTGAAGGTGACGACCACCGGCGCGATCTCGGCGCAGGCACGGATGGCCGTGTCGACCCGGCGGGCGACCGTGCGCGCGTCCCAGCCTCGGCTCATCACGTCGTTGCCGCCGCCGAACAAGGCGATCAGATCCGGCTGGAGCCTGCTCGCCGCCGGGGTCTGTTCGGCGTGGATCTGGTCGAGCCTGCGGCCGCGGACCGCGAGATTGGCGTAGCGGAAACCGGGCTCTTCCTCGGCGAGGCGTGCCGCGACGAAGTCGGCCCAGCCGCGGTAGAAGCCACCCGACGGATGCGGATCGGCCAGCCCTTCGGCGCAGCTGTCGCCGAGCGCGACGAAACGTTGGTAGCCCATCCAGATCTCCGTAACCGCAGGTTCATCTTGTGGACACTGTCTATCAAACTGATGTAGACGCTGTCTACTCGGCGCGACCTGGCAGGCTCGGGTCATGATCGACGACGTCGCGAAAGAGTGCTTGCACAGCGAACTGCGAGAGGTCCGCGAGGTGCTGGTCCGGAAGCTCGACGGGCTGGGCGAATACGAGATCCGCCGTCCCCTTACCCGGACCGGAACCAACCTTCTCGGCTTGGTGAAGCACCTGGCGCTCTGGGAGTCCCGGTACTTCGGCGAGGTCTTCGACCGGCCGTTCCCCGAGCCCCTGCCCCGCTGGGACGACCTCGGGCAACGCGGCACCGACCTGTGGGCCACCGGGCACGAGACCCGTGAGGAGATCGTCGGCCGCTACCGGCGCGCCTGGGCGCACTCCGACGCGACTATCGCGGCTCTGGCCCTTGATGCGCCCGGTCATGTTCCCTGGTGGCCGCGTCCGCGGGTGGTGCTGGTCAACGTCCTGGTCCACATGCTCACCGAGACCGGCCGTCACGCCGGGCACGCCGACATCCTGCGCGAACAACTGGACGGCTCGACCGAGGCGGCCACCGGGCAGCGCGACGAGGCCTTCTGGGAAGCCCGGCGCGATCGGATCGAGCAAGCAGCCGTCAAGTACGCCCGGACAGAACGCGGGCTCGATGGGTGAAGGCGACAGCGCGCCGGGGATCGCCGTCCGGGAGGACCCGGCAGAGCGCGTCGACGATTTCCAGGTCGTCGGCCCCGCTCGGGGTCTCCCAGTACGACCACAGCGCCGCCGCGTCCCCGCTGCCGAGCACGACCCGCCGGACCGACGCGGTGACCGACTCGCGCTCCTCGCGCACGGCGGGTGACTCCGATTCGGGCAGCAGCGGCCCGCGGAACGCGTTCGCGGCCCCGGCGACGTCGCCTCGTTTGAGCGCCGCGCGGACGCGCAGGAAGTCGGCGTCGACCTCGGCGGAAAGCCGGTACGGCCGCGTCTGCACGATGTCGGACCCGAGTTGTGTCCGCAGCCGGTGGATCTCCGCGCGAACGGTCACCGGATTGCCGCTCTCGCCGTAGAGCAACAGGGCCAGGCGCTCCGCCGAGAGGCCGCCCGGGTGCAGGGCGAGCAGTGTGAGGATCTCCGCGTGCCGCAAGGTGAACGGCACGTCACGACCGTCCACTATGGTCGATGACGGCCCGTCGGTGAGGAACTCCAGCGCGAGCCGCGGACGCCTCGACGGGCCCCGGTTCCGCAGGCGCAGCAGGTAGCCCTCGCCCAACGGCTCCACCGTGCCGAGCCGTCCGTCGGGCAGGGTGACCGCGCCGCCGCCGGGTCGGATGTCCACAGTGGAGGGAAGATCGCCGCAGGCTTCGGCCGCGAGCACGCGTCCCTTCGCGGAAAGCAGGGCACCCGGCGCGCCGCGCAACGCCTCCAGATGGGTCATGTTCGCGGCGCGCAACCGTTCATCGCGCATCGCGAGCCGGGCCCGCAACTGGCCCTCGGCGAGCTGCGCGGCCGCCGTGACCAGTGCGAGCATCGCGGGGTGGACCGTCCGCAGCGGGCCGCTGACGTCGATCGACCCGAGCAGCGCGCCGGTCTCCGGATCGCGCACGGGCGCGGCCGCGCAGGTCCAGCCGTGATAGGTGCGCACCAGGTGCTCGGCCGAGTAGATCTGCACCGGTTCCCCGGTGGCGAGCGTGGTGCCCATCGCGTTCGTCCCGATGACGTCTTCACTCCATCGGGTGCCCTCGGCGAGCATCACACCGTCCGCGTGCCGCAGCACGCCCGCCGCCCCCTCGCGCCACAGGATGTGCCCGGCCGCGTCGGTCACGATCATCATGTGTTCGGCGTCTTCGGCGATGCTCACCAGTGTCTGCCGCAGGATCGGCAGCACCGGGGCCAGCGGATGCTCGTTCCGCAGGCCGCTCACCTCGCCGGAGTCGTAGACCAGCGGCGCGACGCCCTTGTCCGGGTCGACGCGCGCGGCGAGCGAGCGATTCCACGAAGCCGACACGATCGACCTGGGGGAACGGGGAGCGGGAACACCGGAGAGGACGGCGTCGTGGACGTCCTTCAACAGCCGCGCGTACGCCTGAGGGTCACGCGGCGACGCTTCACCTCCGGGCAGCTCCGCCACGTTTCCGAGGATAGGTGACCGCGCTCACTTCGTTGCAACGTCCGTGCAACCTCACCCGCCCTAGCTTCGCCGTCATCCGTCACCCCTAGCGATGAGGCAGGAAAGATGGCCAAGTACGCGGCACCGAACACCGAAGGCAGCGTCGTCAGCTACGAATCGCGCTACGACCACTACATCGGAGGCGAGTACGTACCGCCCGCGAGCGGCCAGTACTTCGAGAACCCCACCCCGGTGACCGGACAGGTGTTCACCGAGGTCGCCCGCGGCACCGCCGCCGACATCGACCGCGCGCTCGACGCGGCCGAAGGCGCGGCCGCGGCCTGGGGCCGGACGTCGGTGGACGAACGCGCGAACGTGCTGCTCCGGATCGCCGACAGGATGGAACAGAACCTCGAAGCGATCGCCGTCGCCGAATCGTGGGAGAACGGCAAACCGGTCCGGGAGACCCTCGCCGCCGACATCCCCCTCGCGATCGACCACTTCCGCTACTTCGCCGGCGCCCTGCGCGCCCAGGAGGGCGGCATCTCCCAGCTCGACGACAACACCGTCGCCTACCACTTCCACGAGCCGCTCGGCGTCGTCGGCCAGATCATCCCGTGGAACTTCCCGCTGCTGATGGCGGTCTGGAAACTCGCGCCGGCGCTCGCCGCCGGCAACGCGATCGTGCTCAAACCCGCCGAGCAGACCCCGGCGTCGATCCACCTGCTGATGTCGCTCATCGGCGATCTGATTCCGCCGGGCGTGCTCAACATCGTCAACGGCTTCGGCGTCGAGGCGGGCAAGCCGCTCGCTTCGAGCAACCGTGTGCGGAAGGTCGCCTTCACCGGCGAGACCACCACCGGACGGCTGATCCTGCAGTACGCCAGCGAGAACATCATCCCGGTCACCGTCGAACTCGGCGGCAAGAGCCCGAACATCTTCTTCGACGACGTGGCCGCGGCCGACGACGCGTTCTACGACAAGGCTCAGGAAGGGTTCGCGCTCTTCGCGCTGAACCAGGGCGAGGTCTGCACCTGCCCGTCGCGGGCGCTGATCCAGTCCGGTATCTACGACCGGTTCCTCGGCGACGCCGTCGAGCGGGTCAAGAAGATCAAGCAGGGCCACCCGCTCGACACCGAGACGCAGATCGGCGCGCAGGCCTCCAACGACCAGCTGGAGAAGATCCTTTCCTACATCGACATCGGGCAGAAGGAAGGCGCGAAGATCCTCACCGGTGGCGAGCGCAGCGACCTCGGCGGCGAACTGTCCGGCGGGTACTACGTGCAGCCGACGGTCTTCGAGGGCGACAACAAGATGCGGATCTTCCAGGAGGAGATCTTCGGCCCGGTCGTCTCGGTGGCGAAGTTCGACGACTACGCCGACGCGCTGAAGATCGCCAACGACACGCTGTACGGCCTCGGCGCCGGTGTCTGGTCGCGTGACGGCAACACCGCCTACCGCGCCGGCCGGGACATCCAGGCGGGCCGGGTGTGGGTCAACAACTACCACGCGTACCCGGCGCACGCGGCCTTCGGCGGCTACAAGGCGTCCGGGATCGGGCGCGAGAACCACAAGATGATGCTGGACCACTACCAGCAGACCAAGAACATGCTGGTGTCCTATTCGGACAGTGCGCTCGGGTTCTTCTGATGGCCGAGCGGGTCGGCTTGACACCGGCCGCCGCGGAGCTGCTGCGGCGGCTGGTGTCACTCCACGGGCCGGTCATGTTCCACCAGTCCGGCGGATGCTGCGACGGGAGCGCCCCGATGTGCTACCCGGCGGGCGAATTCCGCACCGGGGCGTCCGACGTCCACCTTGCTGACCTGAGCGTCGAGGGCATCGACGACGTTCCGGTGTGGATGTCGGGCCCCCAGTTCGAGTACTGGAAGCACACGCATCTGACCATCGACGTCGTTCCGGGCCGGGGGAGCGGTTTCTCCTTGGAGGCGCCCGAAGGGGTCCGCTTCCTGGTGCGTTCCCGGCTGTTCAGCGATGAGGAATCGGCTGAGCTGAACGGCCCAGCAACGCGATGAGCCGGTCGCCCGGTCCGGCGCCCGGCGGTGCCTCGACAGCGTGGTCGAAAGCGCCGCCGGGCCCGCGTACCGGCATCACGTCGGGGTAGCGGCTCGCCACCTTCAACGCGGCCGTCGCGAGTTCGTCGTCCCAGTGGTGTTCACGGCCCAGGGCGGTATCGAGGTCCCAGTCGTGGGTGAGGGTGTCGACGAATAGCACGGCCAAGACGTTCTTTCCCGGGAGCGGGCCGAAGTTCCCGAAGTCGAAGGTCTTCTCCAGAGCTTGGGAATCGAAGGCCGCGAGGAACTCGGCGGAACTCTCTTCGTAGGACTTGGCGAGGTCGTCGTCGGCCGACGGCCGGGTCTTCATCGGGTGGCCGGTCGCCTGCGCGGTGCGGGAATCGTGCCCCTCGATCAGGTGTTTCACGATGTCGCGGACGGTCCACTCGGCGCAGGGGGTCGAGCGGTCCCAGTCGTCCGCGCCGATTCCGGCGATCGTGGTCCCCGTGGCGCGATGTGCCCTTGTCGTGAGCGTGATGAGATCCATGGCCGCAATGTATACGAACGATCGTGCTATCTTCTAGGGTGTGAGCACTCTCGAAGTGAACGAGGTCTTCGTCGGGCGGCCGTCGGTGCTGGGGGTCAAGCGTGACGTCCCGGTGTACAGCGCCATCGCGAAGTCGCGGGTGGAAGCGCCGTCCCTGAAGCTGGACGAGATCAACCTGGCCGGCGACGACCAAGCGGATCGGACCGTCCATGGCGGTGTCGACAAAGCGGTTTACGTCTACCCGGCGACGCACTACGCGGCCTGGGCCGAGCAGGGCTTCCCGGTGGTCGCGGGCGACTTCGGGGAGAACGTGTCGGTGACGGGCGCCGATGAGTACGACGTGCGCGTCGGTGACGTCTGGGCTTGGGGAGACGCGCTGGTCCAGGTGTCGCAGCCGCGCACGCCGTGCTTCAAGCTCGCGATGAAGACCGGGCGCAAGGACGTCATCCCGGCCATGATCGATTCCGGGCGCAGTGGCTGGTACCTGCGGGTGCTCCGGACGGGCGAGGTGCCCACTTCGGGACGCATGACGCTCGAAGAACGCGATCCGGTGAATCCGACGATCGCCGAGGTCTACGTCGCGTCGTTCACCAACGTCGCCCAGTTGGAGGGCGACCGCCACGACGCGTACTGGTCGCTGCTGGACCGGGTGCTCGCGGCGCCGGCGCTTTCCCGGCAGTACCGTGACGGCCTGGAATCGGCGAAGAGGCGGCGAGAGGAACGGAATGCCGGTTGACGGCCGGGTGGCCCGCGGTGACGCGACGAGGCGGATCGTGCTCCGGCGCGCCGTCGACATCGCGTCCGTCGAAGGGCTCGACGGGTTGTCCCTCGGCAGGCTCGCCACCGAACTGGAATTGAGCAAATCCGGGGTGTTCGCGTTGTTCGGTTCCAAGGAGGAACTGCAGCTCGCGGCGGTCGAGACGGCGAGCGCGATCTTCGCGGAGAACGTCGTCGAGCCGACACTGCGCGTCGAGCAGGGGATCGCGCGCTTGCGCGCGCTGTGCGCGAACTGGCTCGACTACTCGGAACGCCGGGTGTTCCCGGGTGGCTGTTTCTTCTTCAACGCCGGCGCCGAGTTCGACGCGCGGACCGGCCGGGTCCACGACGCGGTCGCGAACGCGAGCCGCGCCTTCGCCCAGTTCATCCGGTCCACTGTCGTCGAGGCGCGGAAGGCGGGGCACCTACGGGAGTCCGTCGACGTGAACCGGCTGGCGTTCGAACTGAACGCGCTCGGGCGGGCCGCGAACGCCGACTCGGTGATGTTCGGGGACGCGGAGCCCTACGCGCTGGCCCGGGCCGCCATCACCGCTCGCCTCGACGCCGCGGCCATGCAATGAAAGGTCCCTTCCTGGCGAAATTTGCCAAGAAGGGACCTTTCCTAGCGCGCTACTTCCAGTCGACCTGCGTGGACCGGTAGAAGTCGATGCCCTGCTGAACCCAGCGCGGGCTCTGCTTCGCCAGCCGGAGCCGGTAGGCGTCCCAGGTCCGGGATTCCTTCGGTGACCAGCCGATCTCGGCGTACCCCGGCAGCCTCGGGAACGCCATGAATTCGATGTGGTCACTGGTGATCAGCGTTTCCGACCACAGCGGAGCCTCGACGCCGATGACGTTCTTCTCCGACACACCCTGCAGATACGTGGCCGGATCCCAGTCGTAACCGGTCTTGACCTCGATCAGCCCGGCCCAGCTCAGCCCGAGCGGCGTCTGCGGGTGGTACTTCATGTCCAGGTACGCCTTGTTCGCGGGCGACATCAGGATCTTGTTGCCGCGCGCCGCCGCTTCGGCCACGTGGGCGTCCGTGCCGGTCGTGCCCCAGAACTGCGGGACGGCCGAAACCGGCGGTTTCGTCTTGGCGATGTCGTGCCAGCCGGTGATCGTCTTGCCGTACTTCGCGACGATCGGATGCACCTTCGTGGCGAAGGTCTGGTAGTCCTCCGGCGTGGTCGAGTGGGCTTCGTCGCCACCGATGTTGATGTACTTGCCGGGGGTGATCGCCGACAGTTCGCGGATGACGTCGTCGACGAACTTGTAGGTGATGTCCTTGCCGATGCACAGCGAGCTGTAGCCGACCTCGATGTCCGTGCGCGGCGGCACCGCCTTGCCGTCACAGTTCAGCTCGGCGTAGGAGTGCTGCGCCGCGTTGGTGTGTCCCGGCATGTCGATCTCGGGAACGATTGTGATGTGCCGCGAAGCCGCGTAGCGCACCAGGTCCTTGTACTGCTCTTGCGTGTAGTAGCCGCCGGGCGCGCCGCCGACGGCCGTCTGGCCGCCCACGGTCGCCAGCTTCGGCCAGCTCTTGATCTCGATCCGCCAGCCCTGGTCGTCGGTCAGGTGCAGGTGAAGGTTGTTGATCTTGTACTGCGCGATCTGGTCGATGTAGAGCTTGACCTGCGCCGGCGTGAAGAAATGCCGGGCGACGTCGAGCATCGCGCTGCGGTAGCCGAAGCGCGGGTAGTCGAGCACCGTGCCGCCCGAAACCACCCACGATCGCTTCTGGACGGTCTTCGCCTCG is a genomic window containing:
- a CDS encoding NAD(P)/FAD-dependent oxidoreductase, whose translation is MAVDVSVVGSGPNGLAAAVLLVRAGLTVEVHEAAEEIGGGTRTASLFEDEVRHDICATGHPLAAASPFFRWFDLAAHGVDLLRPEIAYAHPLDGGRAGLAYEDLDRTCDALGADGPRWRRLLGPLAEHSRELAEILLGDLRRPPRDPRVAALLPARIAMLAAGLERRLFTGPEAPALLAGVSAHVMGRQPSLVAAGATLLLGHLAHSTGWPIARGGSQAITEALAADVRARGGRIHTGSRITDLRQLATSRTVILDVAPRGFLQIARDLLPPRYRTALESYRYGPGVAKVDFLVSEPVPWAVPEVGKAGTVHLGGTRDEVYAAENAVARGEDPDDRFVLVSDPMALDPSRGLPGKRPVWAYCHVPQGDPRDATELVRRRIERFAPGFSDTVLASRCLTAPELEAYNANYPGGDVAAGAVDLRQVLGRPVARWNPHRTPLGGVFLCSAATAPGPGVHGMGGWHAAKAVLGEDFPVQPR
- a CDS encoding TetR/AcrR family transcriptional regulator, with amino-acid sequence MGARTRLIDTAANLLAEEGVGAVTLRGIAKAAGVSHGAPLRHFPGRAALLSAVATRGYTELLDRGTGLPDGPPRERLIAACHGYLDFALANPAMFELMFRRDLIDADDPELTRVSSAVFDFFAAMVAELQEGGWHPATDPRLLASSLWASLHGLAQLWLWGGLAGASFAPSPERALAVTLDAYLG
- a CDS encoding SGNH/GDSL hydrolase family protein translates to MGYQRFVALGDSCAEGLADPHPSGGFYRGWADFVAARLAEEEPGFRYANLAVRGRRLDQIHAEQTPAASRLQPDLIALFGGGNDVMSRGWDARTVARRVDTAIRACAEIAPVVVTFTLSDISHRMPMGHRMHPRLTALNDAVREASVSYGATLVDLWPDDAAHDSRYFGPDRLHLSEQGHRRLAGHVLGRLGVPHDPAWLAPLPGSAGRPGLRADLRWLTREVLPVAVSRFRNRLIGRQPGDGFLPKRPELLPVHEETRSWAPEPA
- a CDS encoding DinB family protein → MIDDVAKECLHSELREVREVLVRKLDGLGEYEIRRPLTRTGTNLLGLVKHLALWESRYFGEVFDRPFPEPLPRWDDLGQRGTDLWATGHETREEIVGRYRRAWAHSDATIAALALDAPGHVPWWPRPRVVLVNVLVHMLTETGRHAGHADILREQLDGSTEAATGQRDEAFWEARRDRIEQAAVKYARTERGLDG
- a CDS encoding GAF domain-containing protein: MAELPGGEASPRDPQAYARLLKDVHDAVLSGVPAPRSPRSIVSASWNRSLAARVDPDKGVAPLVYDSGEVSGLRNEHPLAPVLPILRQTLVSIAEDAEHMMIVTDAAGHILWREGAAGVLRHADGVMLAEGTRWSEDVIGTNAMGTTLATGEPVQIYSAEHLVRTYHGWTCAAAPVRDPETGALLGSIDVSGPLRTVHPAMLALVTAAAQLAEGQLRARLAMRDERLRAANMTHLEALRGAPGALLSAKGRVLAAEACGDLPSTVDIRPGGGAVTLPDGRLGTVEPLGEGYLLRLRNRGPSRRPRLALEFLTDGPSSTIVDGRDVPFTLRHAEILTLLALHPGGLSAERLALLLYGESGNPVTVRAEIHRLRTQLGSDIVQTRPYRLSAEVDADFLRVRAALKRGDVAGAANAFRGPLLPESESPAVREERESVTASVRRVVLGSGDAAALWSYWETPSGADDLEIVDALCRVLPDGDPRRAVAFTHRARVLSGRT
- the exaC gene encoding acetaldehyde dehydrogenase ExaC, encoding MAKYAAPNTEGSVVSYESRYDHYIGGEYVPPASGQYFENPTPVTGQVFTEVARGTAADIDRALDAAEGAAAAWGRTSVDERANVLLRIADRMEQNLEAIAVAESWENGKPVRETLAADIPLAIDHFRYFAGALRAQEGGISQLDDNTVAYHFHEPLGVVGQIIPWNFPLLMAVWKLAPALAAGNAIVLKPAEQTPASIHLLMSLIGDLIPPGVLNIVNGFGVEAGKPLASSNRVRKVAFTGETTTGRLILQYASENIIPVTVELGGKSPNIFFDDVAAADDAFYDKAQEGFALFALNQGEVCTCPSRALIQSGIYDRFLGDAVERVKKIKQGHPLDTETQIGAQASNDQLEKILSYIDIGQKEGAKILTGGERSDLGGELSGGYYVQPTVFEGDNKMRIFQEEIFGPVVSVAKFDDYADALKIANDTLYGLGAGVWSRDGNTAYRAGRDIQAGRVWVNNYHAYPAHAAFGGYKASGIGRENHKMMLDHYQQTKNMLVSYSDSALGFF
- a CDS encoding DUF779 domain-containing protein, whose translation is MAERVGLTPAAAELLRRLVSLHGPVMFHQSGGCCDGSAPMCYPAGEFRTGASDVHLADLSVEGIDDVPVWMSGPQFEYWKHTHLTIDVVPGRGSGFSLEAPEGVRFLVRSRLFSDEESAELNGPATR
- a CDS encoding TIGR03086 family metal-binding protein yields the protein MDLITLTTRAHRATGTTIAGIGADDWDRSTPCAEWTVRDIVKHLIEGHDSRTAQATGHPMKTRPSADDDLAKSYEESSAEFLAAFDSQALEKTFDFGNFGPLPGKNVLAVLFVDTLTHDWDLDTALGREHHWDDELATAALKVASRYPDVMPVRGPGGAFDHAVEAPPGAGPGDRLIALLGRSAQPIPHR
- a CDS encoding MOSC domain-containing protein, with the protein product MSTLEVNEVFVGRPSVLGVKRDVPVYSAIAKSRVEAPSLKLDEINLAGDDQADRTVHGGVDKAVYVYPATHYAAWAEQGFPVVAGDFGENVSVTGADEYDVRVGDVWAWGDALVQVSQPRTPCFKLAMKTGRKDVIPAMIDSGRSGWYLRVLRTGEVPTSGRMTLEERDPVNPTIAEVYVASFTNVAQLEGDRHDAYWSLLDRVLAAPALSRQYRDGLESAKRRREERNAG
- a CDS encoding TetR/AcrR family transcriptional regulator, with translation MPVDGRVARGDATRRIVLRRAVDIASVEGLDGLSLGRLATELELSKSGVFALFGSKEELQLAAVETASAIFAENVVEPTLRVEQGIARLRALCANWLDYSERRVFPGGCFFFNAGAEFDARTGRVHDAVANASRAFAQFIRSTVVEARKAGHLRESVDVNRLAFELNALGRAANADSVMFGDAEPYALARAAITARLDAAAMQ
- a CDS encoding beta-N-acetylhexosaminidase, with product MSKRLSRTVLGVAVLSLVTLGLPATASAGQHAKAERTVADVVPAPVDAKPDPRSDFRLGPATVIRTDREGRQVAEYLADLLRPATGYRLPVVSGHRGGGPAISLETGRASDRVGAEGYQLKVSRSGVTLKANTDDGLFLGVQTLRQLLPSAIEAKTVQKRSWVVSGGTVLDYPRFGYRSAMLDVARHFFTPAQVKLYIDQIAQYKINNLHLHLTDDQGWRIEIKSWPKLATVGGQTAVGGAPGGYYTQEQYKDLVRYAASRHITIVPEIDMPGHTNAAQHSYAELNCDGKAVPPRTDIEVGYSSLCIGKDITYKFVDDVIRELSAITPGKYINIGGDEAHSTTPEDYQTFATKVHPIVAKYGKTITGWHDIAKTKPPVSAVPQFWGTTGTDAHVAEAAARGNKILMSPANKAYLDMKYHPQTPLGLSWAGLIEVKTGYDWDPATYLQGVSEKNVIGVEAPLWSETLITSDHIEFMAFPRLPGYAEIGWSPKESRTWDAYRLRLAKQSPRWVQQGIDFYRSTQVDWK